One window from the genome of Hoplias malabaricus isolate fHopMal1 chromosome X2, fHopMal1.hap1, whole genome shotgun sequence encodes:
- the LOC136677357 gene encoding 4-hydroxybenzoate polyprenyltransferase, mitochondrial-like, with amino-acid sequence MISTRYLMLLNSHPVRRIAPNTCYFCQSNIQRNKKDNTAATFTSGLCFSKRDFQKLNTGSLAGHGYRLSSKRFFSLTPAGIVNAAPSSVQPYLRLMRLDKPIGTWLLYLPCTWSIALAADPGCLPDLRLLALFGTGALLMRGAGCTINDMWDKDFDKKVSRTATRPIAAGQISRFQALVFLGGQLSLALSVLLCLNYYSIALGAASLSLVVTYPLMKRITYWPQLVLGLTFNWGALLGWTAVMGSCDWSVCLPLYFSGIMWTLIYDTIYAHQDKDDDVKLGVKSTALRFQEQTKPWLSAFTVAMLSGLVLAGTNADQTLPYYASVSAVAAHLTHQIYSLDINKPEDCWKKFASNRNVGLLLFLGIVVGNLWKKRNESQYEISLSSIPK; translated from the exons ATGATATCAACCAGATATTTAATGCTGCTGAACTCACATCCAGTAAGGAGAATCGCACCAAACACCTGTTATTTCTGTCAGTCCAACATCCAGAGGAACAAGAAAGATAACACAGCAGCTACATTTACATCAGGATTATGTTTTTCCAAGAGGGACTTTCAGAAACTGAACACAGGGTCTTTGGCTGGCCATGGCTATAGACTTTCAAGTAAGAGATTTTTCAGCCTCACGCCTGCTGGGATTGTAAACGCAGCTCCATCATCTGTGCAGCCATATCTACGTTTAATGAGACTGGACAAACCTATTG GGACATGGCTGCTTTATCTGCCTTGTACGTGGAGTATTGCACTGGCTGCAGACCCAGGGTGTCTCCCTGACCTGCGCTTGCTCGCTCTATTCGGCACAGGAGCGCTGCTGATGAGAGGAGCCGGCTGCACCATCAATGACATGTGGGATAAAGACTTTGACAAGAAG GTGTCTCGGACGGCCACAAGACCCATAGCAGCAGGTCAGATCTCTCGCTTCCAGGCTCTGGTCTTTTTGGGGGGTCAGTTGAGCTTAGCACTGAGTGTCCTACTCTGTCTGAACTATTATAG CATTGCACTTGGTGCAGCCTCTTTATCCCTGGTTGTCACCTACCCTCTAATGAAGAGAATCACATACTGGCCTCAGTTGGTCTTAG GTCTTACTTTTAACTGGGGAGCTTTGCTGGGCTGGACTGCCGTGATGGGATCATGtgactggtctgtctgtctaccactgtatttctcagGAATCATGTGGACATTGATATATGACACTATCTACGCCCATCAA GACAAAGATGATGATGTTAAATTGGGTGTGAAGTCCACCGCTCTGAGGTTCCAGGAGCAGACAAAGCCTTGGCTGAGTGCCTTCACTGTGGCAATGCTCTCTGGACTGGTGCTAGCAGGAACTAATGCTGACCAGACTCTTCCCTACTATGCATCAGTGTCAGCAGTTGCTGCTCATTTAACACATCAG ATCTATTCTTTGGACATCAATAAGCCTGAAGATTGCTGGAAGAAATTTGCATCCAATCGTAATGTAGGACTTCTGCTATTCTTGGGAATAGTTGTTGGAAATTTGTGGAAGAAAAGAAATGAGAGTCAATATGAAATATCTCTGAGCTCTATTcctaaataa